The DNA sequence CTCGAGGGGCGCAAGAACCTCGACTTCATCGCCGCGGCGCTGGCCAACTTCTCGGTGAGCGCCAACGCCACCGTGATGAACTCGGAGATCCGCATCAACCGCAACAGCGGCTCGGTGACCAACGCCAACCGCGCGATGGTGGGCCAGGCGCCGTACATGTTCAACACCGGCCTGACCTGGTCGTCGCCGATGGGCACGACCAGCGCCTCGCTGCTCTACAATGTCGTGGGCGAGCGCATCACCGAAGCCGGTGAGATCCCGCTGCCCGACGTGAAGGAGTTGGCGCGCCACATCGTGGACTTCTCGCTGCGCCTGCCCTTGGGTGAGCGCGTGACGGCCCGCATGGACGCGCGCAACCTGCTCGACGCGCCCTACCGCATCATGCAGGGCCCGGTGACGCGCGAGTCGTATCGCGTCGGCCGCAACTTCTCGATCGGCCTGAGCTGGCGCCCGTAAGCGCGAGTGAAGACCCCGACGGCACCGTGACGGGGCCGTGACGAAAACCCCGCCGTGCAGAGACACGGCGGGGTTTTCGTTGGGTATCACCCTCACCGTGGATGCTTCCATGATCCGACCGAAGTCGATGCGCGCCCTCGGGGCCGCGCTGCTTGCCACCGCCGCGCTCAGCGCGTGCAACAACGACGAAGACCCCATCGGTCCGGTGGAGCCGGGCGCCGCCGTCATCAGCGCCGACATCACGACGAACCGCACGCTGTCGAAGGACACCGTGTACACCCTGCAGGGCTTCATCAAGGTCACCAACGGCGCCACGCTGACCATCCCGGCCGGCACGCGCATCGTCGGCGACTTCGAGACCGTCGGTTCCGCGCTGTTCGTCACCCGCGGTGCGCGCCTCGTCGCGAACGGCACGGCCGCCGAGCCGATCGTGTTCACGTCGGAACGTCCCGTCGGCTCGCGCCAGGCCGGTGACTGGGGCGGCTTGATCATCATCGGCAACGCGACCTCCAACCGTTCGGGCACCGTGGTGCTCGAGGGCACGGGCACCGGCCCGTCGAACCCGCAGCAGGTCTACAGCGGCGGCACGACGGACACGGACAACAGCGGCACCCTGCGCTACGTGCGTGTCGAGTTCGCCGGCTACGCCACGGCGACGGACGCCGAGCTGAACTCGTTCACGTTCGCGGCCGTGGGCTCGGGCACGACGATGGAATACCTCCAGGTCATGAACGGCCTCGATGACTCCTTCGAGTGGTTCGGCGGCACGGTCGACGGCAAGTACTTCGTCTCGTACGAGTCGGGTGACGATCACTTCGACATGTCGGAAGGCTACCGCGGTCGCCTGCAGTACCTGATCGCCTACCAGAGCCGCCTCGTCATCCCGCGTCCGGGCGCCGGCAACGCGTCCAGCGATCCGCAGGGCATCGAGAACGACGGATGCGCGGGTGCCGGCTGCGACAACGGCCAGAACTCGACGCCGCTCACCACGCCGGTCGTCGCGAACTTCACGCTGGTCGGCCCGGGTGCCGGCACCGACGTGGATCCGACCTCGGGGGGCTACGCGATGGTCCTCCGCCGCGGCACGGGCGGCTACTACGTGAACGGCCTCGTGGCCCGCTGGCCGAAGGCCGCGCTCTCGATCCGCGACGCCGCCACGCTCACGCGCGTCACGGAAGGCACGTTCGACGCCCGCAACATCCTCGCCCTCGAGACGCCGGCGCTGTTCCACACGAATTCGCTCGCGGACTCCACGGCCCGGAACCTTGTCCGCAACACCACGGCCACCGCGGCGCAGCAGTTCACCACGCTGACGCTGCCGGCGACCAGCGCGGCCTCGTTCGACTGGACGCCGCAGGCGGGCTCGCTCGCCGCGACCGGTGGCTTGGCGACCTTCACCGGCAACATGGCGACGGCCGCCGGCACCTTCGTGACGGGCACCACCTACCGCGGCGCAGCGGCCCCGGGCGGCACGAAGTGGTGGACCGGCTGGACCGTGTACTACGTGAACTAACGCCCTACATTTAGCAGAGCGGCCGGCGCCCACCGGGGCGCCGGCCGCTCTCGCTTTGGAGACCCCCGATGCCGTCCCTTCGTTTTCGCGTGCTGCTCCTGGTCGCGATCGCCGTCACCGCGGTCAGCGCCTGCGACCGCGGCACTCCTG is a window from the Pseudogemmatithrix spongiicola genome containing:
- a CDS encoding T9SS C-terminal target domain-containing protein — its product is MIRPKSMRALGAALLATAALSACNNDEDPIGPVEPGAAVISADITTNRTLSKDTVYTLQGFIKVTNGATLTIPAGTRIVGDFETVGSALFVTRGARLVANGTAAEPIVFTSERPVGSRQAGDWGGLIIIGNATSNRSGTVVLEGTGTGPSNPQQVYSGGTTDTDNSGTLRYVRVEFAGYATATDAELNSFTFAAVGSGTTMEYLQVMNGLDDSFEWFGGTVDGKYFVSYESGDDHFDMSEGYRGRLQYLIAYQSRLVIPRPGAGNASSDPQGIENDGCAGAGCDNGQNSTPLTTPVVANFTLVGPGAGTDVDPTSGGYAMVLRRGTGGYYVNGLVARWPKAALSIRDAATLTRVTEGTFDARNILALETPALFHTNSLADSTARNLVRNTTATAAQQFTTLTLPATSAASFDWTPQAGSLAATGGLATFTGNMATAAGTFVTGTTYRGAAAPGGTKWWTGWTVYYVN